The following are from one region of the Ornithorhynchus anatinus isolate Pmale09 chromosome X1, mOrnAna1.pri.v4, whole genome shotgun sequence genome:
- the LOC100090109 gene encoding phospholipid phosphatase 3 isoform X2, with amino-acid sequence MQKGKRQFLPELPGEQRVWPGDPADIRVTRRALSNQTDDLGAPGTGRRKTLVLIDIVCLLVASIPFFVCEISRVQPTHRGFYCNDSSIRYPLKRVETVSDTVLISVGILISALSEVGAFLFGCTVGQSLTSIAKLTVGRLRPHFLAVCQPDPAQLDCSRGYVLDYVCTGRPSEVREARKSFYSGHASFAMYSMLYLVFYLQARFTWHGARLLRPLVQFILILMALYTGLTRVSDYRHHPSDVAAGLLQGALVAYWVAFHISSMFRSKKRSALFSSSCPESPDSNGHTNC; translated from the exons ATGCAGAAGGGGAAACGCCAGTTCCTGCCTGAGCTGCCCGGGGAACAGCGGGTCTGGCCCGGGGACCCCGCGGACATCCGGGTCACCCGGCGGGCGCTCAGCAACCAAACTGATGACCTGGGGGCACCTGGCACCGGCCGCAGGAAGACCTTGGTCCTCATAGACATCGTCTGTCTCCTTGTGG cttccatccccttcttcgTATGTGAGATCAGCCGAGTGCAGCCCACCCATCGGGGCTTCTACTGCAACGACAGCAGCATCCGCTACCCTCTGAAACGGGTGGAGACAGTCAGCGATACGGTCCTAATCTCCGTGGGCATCCTCATTTCTGCCCTATCG GAGGTGGGTGCCTTCCTGTTTGGCTGCACCGTGGGCCAGTCCCTCACCAGCATCGCCAAGCTGACTGTGGGCCGTCTCCGTCCCCACTTCCTGGCCGTCTGCCAGCCCGACCCTGCTCAGCTCGACTGTTCCAGGGGTTACGTGTTGGACTACGTCTGCACAGGCCGCCCCTCTGAAGTCCGGGAGGCGAG aAAATCCTTCTACTCAGGCCACGCCTCCTTCGCCATGTACAGCATGCTCTACCTGGTG tTCTATTTGCAGGCCCGGTTCACGTGGCATGGGGCCCGGCTGCTGCGCCCCCTGGTCCagttcatcctcatcctcatggcCCTCTACACCGGACTGACCCGGGTCTCTGACTACCGCCACCACCCCTCGGATGTGGCTGCGGGGCTCCTGCAGGGAGCCCTGGTGGCTTACTGGGTG GCATTCCACATCTCATCCATGTTCCGCTCCAAGAAACGCTCggccctgttctcttcctcctgccccgagAGCCCAGACTCCAATGGCCACACCAACTGCTAA
- the TUBB4A gene encoding tubulin beta-4A chain: MREIVHLQAGQCGNQIGAKFWEVISDEHGIDPTGTYHGDSDLQLERINVYYNEASGGKYVPRAVLVDLEPGTMDSVRSGPFGQIFRPDNFVFGQSGAGNNWAKGHYTEGAELVDSVLDVVRKEAESCDCLQGFQLTHSLGGGTGSGMGTLLISKIREEYPDRIMNTFSVVPSPKVSDTVVEPYNATLSVHQLVENTDETYCIDNEALYDICFRTLKLTTPTYGDLNHLVSATMSGVTTCLRFPGQLNADLRKLAVNMVPFPRLHFFMPGFAPLTSRGSQQYRALTVPELTQQMFDAKNMMAACDPRHGRYLTVAAVFRGRMSMKEVDEQMLNVQNKNSSYFVEWIPNNVKTAVCDIPPRGLKMAATFIGNSTAIQELFKRISEQFTAMFRRKAFLHWYTGEGMDEMEFTEAESNMNDLVSEYQQYQDATAEEGEFEEEAEEEVA, translated from the exons ATGCGTGAGATCGTGCACCTGCAGGCCGGCCAATGCGGCAACCAAATCGGCGCCAAG TTTTGGGAGGTGATCAGTGATGAGCACGGCATTGACCCCACGGGGACTTACCACGGAGACAGTGACCTGCAGCTGGAGAGGATCAACGTTTACTACAATGAGGCCTCAG GTGGGAAGTATGTGCCCCGAGCTGTTCTTGTCGACCTGGAGCCGGGCACCATGGACTCTGTCCGCTCCGGCCCCTTTGGACAGATCTTCCGTCCGGACAACTTTGTCTTCG GTCAGTCTGGGGCCGGCAATAATTGGGCCAAGGGCCACTACACggagggggcagagctggtgGATTCGGTCCTGGACGTggtcaggaaagaggcagagagctgCGACTGCCTGCAGGGCTTCCAACTGACCCACTCGCTGGGTGGGGGCACGGGCTCGGGCATGGGCACGCTGCTGATCAGCAAGATCCGCGAGGAATACCCCGACCGCATCATGAACACTTTCAGCGTGGTGCCCTCGCCCAAGGTATCGGACACGGTGGTGGAGCCGTACAACGCCACACTGTCCGTGCACCAGCTGGTGGAGAACACAGATGAGACCTACTGCATCGACAATGAGGCCCTGTACGACATCTGCTTCCGCACCCTCAAGCTGACCACGCCCACCTATGGCGATCTGAATCACCTGGTCTCGGCCACCATGAGCGGGGTCACCACCTGCCTGCGGTTCCCGGGCCAGTTGAACGCCGACCTGCGCAAGCTGGCCGTCAACATGGTGCCTTTCCCCCGCCTGCACTTCTTCATGCCAGGCTTCGCCCCGCTGACTAGCCGCGGGAGCCAACAGTACCGGGCCCTGACGGTGCCCGAGCTGACCCAGCAGATGTTTGATGCTAAGAACATGATGGCCGCCTGCGACCCCCGCCATGGCCGCTACCTCACTGTGGCCGCTGTCTTCCGTGGACGCATGTCCATGAAGGAGGTAGACGAGCAGATGCTCAACGTGCAGAACAAGAACAGCAGCTACTTCGTCGAGTGGATCCCCAACAACGTCAAGACGGCCGTCTGCGACATCCCACCCCGTGGGCTCAAGATGGCTGCCACCTTCATCGGCAACAGCACGGCCATCCAGGAGCTGTTCAAGCGCATCTCGGAGCAGTTCACTGCCATGTTCCGCCGCAAGGCCTTCCTGCACTGGTACACAGGAGAGGGCATGGACGAGATGGAGTTCACCGAAGCTGAGAGCAACATGAACGATCTCGTCTCCGAATACCAGCAGTACCAGGATGCCACGGCCGAGGAAGGCGAGTTcgaagaggaggctgaggaggaggtggCGTGA
- the LOC100090109 gene encoding phospholipid phosphatase 3 isoform X1 yields MQKGKRQFLPELPGEQRVWPGDPADIRVTRRALSNQTDDLGAPGTGRRKTLVLIDIVCLLVASIPFFVCEISRVQPTHRGFYCNDSSIRYPLKRVETVSDTVLISVGILISALSIALGETYRVRYRHLSSRSFVGNSYVAVLYKEVGAFLFGCTVGQSLTSIAKLTVGRLRPHFLAVCQPDPAQLDCSRGYVLDYVCTGRPSEVREARKSFYSGHASFAMYSMLYLVFYLQARFTWHGARLLRPLVQFILILMALYTGLTRVSDYRHHPSDVAAGLLQGALVAYWVAFHISSMFRSKKRSALFSSSCPESPDSNGHTNC; encoded by the exons ATGCAGAAGGGGAAACGCCAGTTCCTGCCTGAGCTGCCCGGGGAACAGCGGGTCTGGCCCGGGGACCCCGCGGACATCCGGGTCACCCGGCGGGCGCTCAGCAACCAAACTGATGACCTGGGGGCACCTGGCACCGGCCGCAGGAAGACCTTGGTCCTCATAGACATCGTCTGTCTCCTTGTGG cttccatccccttcttcgTATGTGAGATCAGCCGAGTGCAGCCCACCCATCGGGGCTTCTACTGCAACGACAGCAGCATCCGCTACCCTCTGAAACGGGTGGAGACAGTCAGCGATACGGTCCTAATCTCCGTGGGCATCCTCATTTCTGCCCTATCG ATCGCCCTGGGGGAGACCTACCGTGTGCGCTACCGGCACCTGAGCTCCCGCTCCTTCGTGGGCAACTCCTACGTGGCTGTGCTCTACAAGGAGGTGGGTGCCTTCCTGTTTGGCTGCACCGTGGGCCAGTCCCTCACCAGCATCGCCAAGCTGACTGTGGGCCGTCTCCGTCCCCACTTCCTGGCCGTCTGCCAGCCCGACCCTGCTCAGCTCGACTGTTCCAGGGGTTACGTGTTGGACTACGTCTGCACAGGCCGCCCCTCTGAAGTCCGGGAGGCGAG aAAATCCTTCTACTCAGGCCACGCCTCCTTCGCCATGTACAGCATGCTCTACCTGGTG tTCTATTTGCAGGCCCGGTTCACGTGGCATGGGGCCCGGCTGCTGCGCCCCCTGGTCCagttcatcctcatcctcatggcCCTCTACACCGGACTGACCCGGGTCTCTGACTACCGCCACCACCCCTCGGATGTGGCTGCGGGGCTCCTGCAGGGAGCCCTGGTGGCTTACTGGGTG GCATTCCACATCTCATCCATGTTCCGCTCCAAGAAACGCTCggccctgttctcttcctcctgccccgagAGCCCAGACTCCAATGGCCACACCAACTGCTAA